The window TTGAAGTTTTTACCTTAACGGTATAATAAGTACAAACGAATAAACAACACGACAGCAATATTAAAATTAACCAACGCCAAATTTGAAAGCGATGGTTGAAGTTTTTAATCGCTAAATGAACGCGATGCCAAAACTCGTGATTTTGGGAATGCATATAATTAAAACTCCCTTTTCATCAATAAACCTAATATGACGATTTTAGCATATCTTTATTTGAAAAATAGTATTTTAAAAGTTAAAAATTAGATAAGGTGAAAAAGATGACTATATACCATTATTCTCTTAAATATCCCACTAATTTAAAACCAATAAGCGTTGATGACTTAATGCGTAAGCTCCTGATTCCAAGAAAATGGCGTCATTTTTTACGTACTGAAAATAAAATCCTGATTAATAACAAATACTTGCCAATTAATTTTCTAATAAAACCAGGTGATAAAATTGATATTTATCTTGAGCATGTTGAAAGTGATCAACAAACTTATCCAGCTAGTGGAAATTTACCCCAAATTGTTTACGAAGATCCAGATATTCTAGTAATTAATAAGCCTGCTGGACAAAAAACACATCCGAATTTATATGAAAAAGATACTGCATTAAATGATTGCGCTACTTACTTAGGCTATAGTCCTTTTATTGTTCATAGACTTGATATGCTTACAAATGGTCTATTACTAGTAGCTAAAAATCCAGCCGTTGTTCCAATCTTAAATCGGCAATTAACTAATAAAACATTGCATCGAGAATACTTAGCCTGGGTAAATAAATCTAGCAAGTTGAAGCAAAGTGGTACTATTTCTCTTCCAATTAGTCACGACCCAAATGATCAAAGAAAAAGGATGGTGCACCCCGACGGTCAAAAGGCTATTACTCATTACGAAATAGTTAAAGAATATGAAAATAAGGTATTGGTAAAACTTACTCTCGAAACTGGGCGTACACATCAAATTAGAGTTCACTTAGCAGCACTTGATGCTCCAATTATTGGAGATCCACTATATAATCCAGATTATCAAAATGGAGAGAAATTACAGTTAACTGCTTATCAACTCACATTTATGAGACCTTTTAAGTTTGAAAGTAAAACTGTTAAATTGAGATAAAAATAAAA of the Lactobacillus isalae genome contains:
- a CDS encoding RluA family pseudouridine synthase gives rise to the protein MTIYHYSLKYPTNLKPISVDDLMRKLLIPRKWRHFLRTENKILINNKYLPINFLIKPGDKIDIYLEHVESDQQTYPASGNLPQIVYEDPDILVINKPAGQKTHPNLYEKDTALNDCATYLGYSPFIVHRLDMLTNGLLLVAKNPAVVPILNRQLTNKTLHREYLAWVNKSSKLKQSGTISLPISHDPNDQRKRMVHPDGQKAITHYEIVKEYENKVLVKLTLETGRTHQIRVHLAALDAPIIGDPLYNPDYQNGEKLQLTAYQLTFMRPFKFESKTVKLR